The Xiphophorus couchianus chromosome 3, X_couchianus-1.0, whole genome shotgun sequence genome segment GcatctttcttcttgttttttgttattcaaCTTGCAtctttgttatttaaattaggttttaactttgtttattcCATAGAGATGAATTCACTTCCAAATTAATGTTATGTTGAAAGATACTTTCAATGTGATGTAAAGCCACATGTTTGCAGACATGAGATAAACCTTTTGAATGACTTGagacaaaaacttaaaaatttcttaaaattaatattGGAGCCAATTTTTGACATCCTTATCCGTTGACTATAGTCACTCCAATATGtcttatttgtgtttatgtgaatGTTAACATATAGAAGCTAGCTGGAAATATCTGAATTGCTGAAAATTTGTATTTAAGGGATGGAAACTTCTGAATATTCTGATTTAGTTTTGGTAAGAAAAGGTAACTTAATgcatagaaagaaaaaacagaacaggtaTTTTTATACACATCTCTGTGGCCATCTTTATAAAGCAGTTTTGTCCAAAGGGATATTATTGGAGAACAGTGTCCACACGCCCAAGCATTGAGAAAAAACTGAGTTATTAATTCTTCTTTATCTCAAGTCAACTTTATTGTGATGATGATAATATTTGTAAGGACACTCGGTGGGGACCCGGGAATTCAACCACACACAGGAGtttgcaaaggaaaaaacaagtttaattaaattttcagaCTCTGGTTGCTGCTCAGGATGAGGTCGTCAAACACAGCACTGAGAAGAGAGGGGAGAAGAATGATGATGCACTGATAAAGGAAGGGTATCTTAGAAATGTTCAGCTTAACTGACCTGTAGAGCAGTGGACAGGTGGAGCTGAGAAACCAGGTGAAACAGGCTACTGTGGAAGCAATGAAACTCTCCACAAGGAGATCCAAGAGGCAAAACCCAGGGACTTTGACGATAATAACTTTGGCAGAGGTCATACACAGGTGGACAGAGAGAGCAGACATAGCTTGAGGGGCAGGCAATACTCGGTGGTTGTGAGGCAAAGCTTGGGTCAGGGTCCAGAAATCCAGAACAGATGGGATCCGTGAAGGGCTTGGCAGGGGGGGGTCAATCCGTGGACAGAAAAGGGTCGTAGAAACACTGAAGGCTTGGAAGGAAACGCTGGATCTCTACTGGCTCGTGGCTGTTGATAATCTGGCAAGGAGGCAGAGCCTGAGAGGTGTTTAAGTAGGGCAGGGACCAGGTGGAACAGGTAAGCAATCAGGCGTGGCAGGTGAGCTGAAGGAGTGTTTAAGCACAGCATGGACAGgacaaatattcttttgaaattgatgtaaatatttttactgaacaaTGAAAAACACCTACAACCCATTATACATAACTCTGTTATAACAACTATACTTTAAAAGCTTCATGTCTCACCTTTCTGTAACACTATTCAAACACATCAGACATATTGCAGTCCTCTGGGTCTTCTCAGAACATTTCCATTCGGGTCCCATATGTAAAGGTTTTACTAATTCACTTGTTAATTCTTGACACTGATGGTGTCTATTCTCTTCTGACTTCTTTCAGCTCCACCTGGTCTCAATGTACTTGAGCATGAAAGCATTGCGTTGGATATTCCCACTTCCTACTCCACCTTTGACGCTTCAAAAACGTATCAATCTCAAAGATTTCCTGCAGCGATGAGCAATCCGGCTCCCTCACCCCGCCCCCTACTGGATCCCATCAAGACCAGTTTCACTCCCATCGTCCAGCCCAGAGAGCTGCCCCGCCAGAGGCTGCCAGAGTCCTTCAACCTGGTCGCCCCTCTACAGGGTTCCTTCTCCCTGCGAGTCGACACGTCTGTGTCTCTCTACAGGGCACGCATGGAAAACAGGAATGTGGTGCTCCGGGTCCTCAAAGGTGAGACAGTGAAGGAAAATTACatcttttaaatgcatttctttaaaaaatctgtttttaagaccagactttaaaaagttatttaccATCTCTTCCCTACACAGACTCAGCCGATGCCGATGAGAGACATGACTTCCTGGGCTTTGCATCTTTCCTCTCTCAGCTTGGTCCGCATCCATTCCTGCCAGAGCTGCTTGGTGTGGTCTCAATTCGGGCTCCCCTGGTCACAGTGGTGGAGGAGCTTGAAAACAGGGACCTGCTCAGCTACTTGTGGCAATGCAGAcaggtaaaagaaaataatgagcTCTGTTTTTATACACCACATCACAAAGTTTGGAGGCCACAGTGGTGTAAGACAGTATTTACCCTTTCCTGAGTTCCAGGTTTAGCACTAGTTCTTATTTTCTCCTTACATTGATAATAGCTCTCTCTGTGGTTTGCTGACGTCCCAGAGTGTAAGAAATGGCTTTATAATTAAACTTATTTAGATTGAAGCATAACCTTCTGATCTtatacttcatgttgtcagacttGTTTTGTTCAAGGCATTACTTGATTCCACAGGTCTGGTAGTAATCAAACTTGTGTGCTAGTgaaatttaaatcttaaatgtttggTTAATTATATTCATTTTACTGACTACATGGGGGAAATTACTTTTCATAGTACTGTATAAAATTACTACAATATTCAAACTGAAAACTACATTAttgttcaaattaaagtttgtctAACAAGTATGTCTCATTTTTCCAGGACAAAGTGGATCCTCCGTGTGAAATGACTGAAAGGAGAATATTCACTATGGGCAGTCAAATTGCTTCTGCTCTGGTTTgtacaataacaaaacattcTTATTTCAGcctaaacatttcaaaagtacaaaatatgATAACAgatattttccacatattttgcCATTTCTTCATATGTCCACCACGTTAactaaacacattaaaatgtttttcttaactaATTCTGAACGGGTCTGGCCTATCTAACCCTGAAGTTCTTGTTTTGCTGCATTGTTAGGAGTTCCTCCACAGCAAAGATCTCCTTCACGGAAACATTAGGGCCCGCAGCGTGCTGGTCACGAAGCAGCTCACAGCCAAGCTCTGGGGTCTGCATGGAGTTTACATAAGAAAAAGCAAGAAAGCCACTCAGAGGGACGATCCCAGCATGAAGAAGTGGCAGGCACCGGAGCTGCTGGTCAGGAAGGCAGCAACTAAGAGCAGTGACATGTCAGTGGTTTTTGTCTTGTAATAATTCTCTTAAAGCTGCTCAAAtccagtttcctttttttcagaGATGTTCAGATCATATTCACTAGTTTGTTTATATTGTACGTTTTATTTCTAAGAGCTTCAACTGAATAGAAAACTAACTACATACattctttgttctgtttgctCCAATAGTTGGTCGTTTGGGATCTTGCTATTTGAGATGGCATCATTAGGTAAGTCCAgcagtaacttttaaaaacacttagaCGTTAGCTCCCCCTTGTGGTTGCTGAggaatataacttttttttttgttttttttttaaaaaaagctttactCTTAAAACATTAAGCAGCAATGCTGACAAAAATGTTGTTATCGCCAGTGTTGTAGTACTCGTTTCTATTTGATTCTTCATGAGAGGGCTGTCTTGATTTTCACTAGTCTGAGTCATTTATACTTGAAAACTCAGTATCTTTAAAGTGCAGTAAAATAACAAAGTAGACATTATCTATCTTAACTCagcaattattattttgtgttgacaaaaacagatattttgtttctgcaggacAGTCGCAGCTTTCTAAACATTTATCCCACTCAACACAAACTTAAGTAAAGTAAAGGCTTACTTtactttacttaagtaactCACATCTGACTCCTTCAGTGAATGTTTTATGATCAGTGCTAGGCTAATGCCAacgtgttttctttctgttttgatatTACTTGTTGATAATAAAGCTTGGAGCATATTTTAAAGTAACTCCAGTCAACACCTTACTTTGATTGTTGTGAATCTGATTTtgtcaacaaaaattaaaagagtAGCTGGAAGATTTTAAGTCGTAAATTGTTGCTGAATATGTTGAGGAAATCGTATTGATAACAGTATAAACATGTAGAGAAATATGCACACATAATATATAGGCGAGATTGACTTTTTATATAGGTTTGATTTTCTTGCAGCCAAGCATTGCTGCTTTGCTGTGTTTGATAGATTTGTCATGCATGGAAATCTGACTACCACATCTATACTATCAACTTCAATATCGCAAAAAACTTTGAGCACCTTTTTGGGTCTACTTCTAACTTCATGTAAATGTTACAATGGGATCATCTTTACTTGGttgttcaaaatatttgtattcTTTTTATCTAGGCGATGCTCCATTTGCAGAAATCTCAATTAACGAGGTTCTGCAGTTTCATCAGAGaggaaaaaacctgaaaaaaccTTCCAACTGTTCCAACTCACTGTAAGCATGCTACAAATGATTCAGCAACCTTCTTCAAGATGTTAATTTAGTGCAGAATATAACCAAAATCCTGCTTTTTTGTCTTAGATATGCGCTGATAAAAAGCTGCTGCCAGTGGAAAGAGCAGGATAGACCCCTGCTGGCTGAATTGAGCCGGAAACTTGTTTCAGGAGAAAAGGGCGCCTCTGATAAAGTCCTCAAAGCCTCGGGGACGGTTAACCTGGAACAGTACCTGCAGGAGGCCGGATACGGAGAAGCCAACAGCTACACCGTTTTATGATCATTTACAATGTCAAATGCCAAAGAAGAAATATATGTGTGCATTTGCACTACTATCTCCAAGCCTAATATAGCACTTATACAAGTGACTTTAAGATGCAATTGAAGTGTTACAAACTGTGTTTGAGCACTTTTGGCGATAAAATGGGATCTTTATTAAGTTATTGTTCTTAGGATTCACTCAGTTGAACAGGGAACTCCTTAGTGAGTTCATTTTGGGAGGAAATTTCATGATTGTTGGAGAACAATCATACAAAAAGTCTTCTGTTTCTCATCTATGGAACTTTTTGGGGTTGAGGTTGGAAAcaaaacttgtgtttttgtggtaTAAGACCAGAGAACATGTAAACATGAGTTTGTGCAGCTTTCTTACCACATGAACCTGCAGGTGATGCTGTCCAAACATTAtggttttcaactttttaaatttttaaaaaaatggaccaataccttttaaaaaatgtaatatataaaCTACCACAGAAGGAGTTACAAAGTAAAGGATCTGTTAGTGTAACTAATAATAGCCATATCTACGTTTACTCAAGCAGGACGGGTCATACAGATGTCTGCAAGAACCAAACTCAGACTGTTTAcataaactcaaaatgttaATGACAATATGAATTATCATGAGGTTGAAATGAACCTATGACCAATAAGCAACATACTCAGTTCCAGTAATGTTTATTGATAGTACTGCATACATGTACAGGGAGCTCTTCCATTTAGACCTTGAAAGAGAAGAGCGTGAGTACCCACTTCCAGGTACTTTATTAAAGCTTCTACAACTATATTGTCccatgaaaaaataattctgattgtactataaaaatgagaaaatacaaaactaaactCTTCATGActattcaaaaaagaaaactactaAAACACCAGGCTTGTTGAGTGTCATTGTCGGTGATGTGATTGAAGCCTGGGCTTGGCAtctatgacaaaaaaacatagGCAGAATACAACAAAAGActcaacatatatatatatatatatatatatataaaaaaaacacaaatatatatatatatgtttcagATAACCTGAAAACTGAAGCacctttttaaaatactgtttgaaGTGAGATGTTTAAGCAGGAACACCTGACAGGCAGTGAGAGTTGGAGTTTTCAAGGAGTCTACATACAATATACCAagtttcagacaaagaaaaagacgATCACTTATGAAAG includes the following:
- the styk1b gene encoding tyrosine-protein kinase STYK1b isoform X2, whose protein sequence is MSGSDPRCTHGDTVCEIRVYEPEVIVVPILLLASFLVTLVFILLLRYCPEKVDRIRPRKKMTTRRILQGIDAPPGLNVLEHESIALDIPTSYSTFDASKTYQSQRFPAAMSNPAPSPRPLLDPIKTSFTPIVQPRELPRQRLPESFNLVAPLQGSFSLRVDTSVSLYRARMENRNVVLRVLKDSADADERHDFLGFASFLSQLGPHPFLPELLGVVSIRAPLVTVVEELENRDLLSYLWQCRQDKVDPPCEMTERRIFTMGSQIASALEFLHSKDLLHGNIRARSVLVTKQLTAKLWGLHGVYIRKSKKATQRDDPSMKKWQAPELLVRKAATKSSDIWSFGILLFEMASLGDAPFAEISINEVLQFHQRGKNLKKPSNCSNSLYALIKSCCQWKEQDRPLLAELSRKLVSGEKGASDKVLKASGTVNLEQYLQEAGYGEANSYTVL
- the styk1b gene encoding tyrosine-protein kinase STYK1b isoform X1, with the protein product MCVAGSVPECLFNLFQSDRMSGSDPRCTHGDTVCEIRVYEPEVIVVPILLLASFLVTLVFILLLRYCPEKVDRIRPRKKMTTRRILQGIDAPPGLNVLEHESIALDIPTSYSTFDASKTYQSQRFPAAMSNPAPSPRPLLDPIKTSFTPIVQPRELPRQRLPESFNLVAPLQGSFSLRVDTSVSLYRARMENRNVVLRVLKDSADADERHDFLGFASFLSQLGPHPFLPELLGVVSIRAPLVTVVEELENRDLLSYLWQCRQDKVDPPCEMTERRIFTMGSQIASALEFLHSKDLLHGNIRARSVLVTKQLTAKLWGLHGVYIRKSKKATQRDDPSMKKWQAPELLVRKAATKSSDIWSFGILLFEMASLGDAPFAEISINEVLQFHQRGKNLKKPSNCSNSLYALIKSCCQWKEQDRPLLAELSRKLVSGEKGASDKVLKASGTVNLEQYLQEAGYGEANSYTVL